The Carassius gibelio isolate Cgi1373 ecotype wild population from Czech Republic chromosome B9, carGib1.2-hapl.c, whole genome shotgun sequence genome includes a region encoding these proteins:
- the pla1a gene encoding phospholipase A1 member A isoform X1 — MLISEAVSWKWIKTFVYLSMCITSAVGNEEASRKCADFNNTTLLGYRQGTKLQVQYLLLTRKNADCASLFTQDCLNHTQKHTAYFNSSLPTKVIVHGYRALGSKPSWVSGLSQALLREEDVNVLVVDWIYGASFAYNLVVDNYKEVAVQISVLINQLTKYGSTLESFHFIGVSLGAHVCGFVGTIFEGKLGRITGLDPAGPMFKSADPFDRLDSSDALFVEAIHTDSDYFGISIPVGHVDFFLNGGMDQAGCARSKFASIFIYFPVYGYVICDHMRALHVYMSALNSSCSLIGFPCSNYEEFLAGKCVTCEGSFKGTCPQIGLLKNSGITANPLPTQEKVYLLTTATAPYCAHHILVELKVSPLDKTAEFQLTLISVGHPETELKLKIHTDEMLHKKVAAHPEQLCKIDSVQLKNTGGRFYRQGDIHFEYICISEIPQTRGLVPLCVKNINIGRGVPWSHDFVQLC, encoded by the exons ATGTTGATCAGTGAAGCCGTATCTTGGAAATGGATCAAgacttttgtttatttgtcaatGTGCATTACCTCTGCTGTGG GTAATGAGGAAGCATCCCGAAAGTGTGCTGACTTCAACAACACCACTTTGCTGGGATACAGACAGGGCACCAAGCTCCAGGTTCAGTACCTTCTTCTTACACGAAAGAATGCAGACTGTGCCAGCCTCTTCACACAGGACTGCCTCAACCATACCCAGAAACACACAGCTTACTTCAACTCATCCCTCCCCACTAAAGTCATTGTTCATGGATACAG GGCTCTGGGCAGTAAGCCTTCCTGGGTGAGTGGCTTATCCCAGGCTCTTCTGCGGGAAGAGGACGTGAATGTTCTGGTGGTGGACTGGATCTATGGAGCCTCGTTTGCTTATAATCTGGTGGTAGATAACTACAAGGAGGTGGCGGTGCAGATATCAGTGCTTATCAATCAGCTTACG AAGTACGGAAGCACGCTGGAATCTTTTCATTTCATTGGTGTGAGTCTTGGAGCACACGTGTGTGGATTTGTAGGGACCATTTTTGAAGGCAAGCTGGGTCGAATTACAg GTCTGGACCCAGCAGGCCCGATGTTCAAGAGCGCTGATCCATTTGACCGTCTGGATTCATCTGATGCTTTGTTTGTCGAGGCCATTCACACTGACTCTGACT ACTTTGGTATATCTATTCCTGTTGGGCATGTGGACTTCTTCTTAAATGGCGGAATGGACCAAGCCGGTTGTGCACGCTCAAAGTTTGCATCAA TTTTTATCTACTTTCCAGTGTATGGTTATGTCATTTGTGACCACATGAGGGCACTGCACGTCTACATGAGCGCCCTGAATAGCTCCTGTTCCCTTATTGGATTTCCCTGCTCCAATTATGAGGAATTCCTGGCAGGAAAATGCGTCACCTGCGAGGGGTCCTTCAAGGGCACATGCCCGCAAATAG GTTTGTTAAAGAACAGTGGGATAACAGCGAATCCCCTGCCAACTCAAGAGAAGGTCTATCTTCTGACCACTGCTACCGCTCCTTATTGTG CGCATCACATCCTAGTGGAATTGAAGGTTTCCCCTTTAGACAAGACTGCTGAATTTCAGCTGACCCTGATCTCTGTGGGACACCCTGAGACAGAGCTGAAACTCAAAAT ACATACAGATGAAATGCTGCATAAAAAGGTGGCTGCACACCCAGAGCAACTGTGTAAAATTGACTCAGTGCAGCTGAAAAACACAGGAGGACGATTCTACAGACAAGGAGATATTCATTTTGAGTATATCTGCATCTCCGAAATCCCTCAAACCAG AGGGCTGGTTCCTTTATGTGTGAAGAACATTAATATTGGACGGGGAGTGCCATGGTCACACGACTTTGTACAGTTGtgctaa
- the pla1a gene encoding phospholipase A1 member A isoform X2: MLISEAVSWKWIKTFVYLSMCITSAVGNEEASRKCADFNNTTLLGYRQGTKLQVQYLLLTRKNADCASLFTQDCLNHTQKHTAYFNSSLPTKVIVHGYRALGSKPSWVSGLSQALLREEDVNVLVVDWIYGASFAYNLVVDNYKEVAVQISVLINQLTKYGSTLESFHFIGVSLGAHVCGFVGTIFEGKLGRITGLDPAGPMFKSADPFDRLDSSDALFVEAIHTDSDYFGISIPVGHVDFFLNGGMDQAGCARSKFASMYGYVICDHMRALHVYMSALNSSCSLIGFPCSNYEEFLAGKCVTCEGSFKGTCPQIGLLKNSGITANPLPTQEKVYLLTTATAPYCAHHILVELKVSPLDKTAEFQLTLISVGHPETELKLKIHTDEMLHKKVAAHPEQLCKIDSVQLKNTGGRFYRQGDIHFEYICISEIPQTRGLVPLCVKNINIGRGVPWSHDFVQLC; encoded by the exons ATGTTGATCAGTGAAGCCGTATCTTGGAAATGGATCAAgacttttgtttatttgtcaatGTGCATTACCTCTGCTGTGG GTAATGAGGAAGCATCCCGAAAGTGTGCTGACTTCAACAACACCACTTTGCTGGGATACAGACAGGGCACCAAGCTCCAGGTTCAGTACCTTCTTCTTACACGAAAGAATGCAGACTGTGCCAGCCTCTTCACACAGGACTGCCTCAACCATACCCAGAAACACACAGCTTACTTCAACTCATCCCTCCCCACTAAAGTCATTGTTCATGGATACAG GGCTCTGGGCAGTAAGCCTTCCTGGGTGAGTGGCTTATCCCAGGCTCTTCTGCGGGAAGAGGACGTGAATGTTCTGGTGGTGGACTGGATCTATGGAGCCTCGTTTGCTTATAATCTGGTGGTAGATAACTACAAGGAGGTGGCGGTGCAGATATCAGTGCTTATCAATCAGCTTACG AAGTACGGAAGCACGCTGGAATCTTTTCATTTCATTGGTGTGAGTCTTGGAGCACACGTGTGTGGATTTGTAGGGACCATTTTTGAAGGCAAGCTGGGTCGAATTACAg GTCTGGACCCAGCAGGCCCGATGTTCAAGAGCGCTGATCCATTTGACCGTCTGGATTCATCTGATGCTTTGTTTGTCGAGGCCATTCACACTGACTCTGACT ACTTTGGTATATCTATTCCTGTTGGGCATGTGGACTTCTTCTTAAATGGCGGAATGGACCAAGCCGGTTGTGCACGCTCAAAGTTTGCATCAA TGTATGGTTATGTCATTTGTGACCACATGAGGGCACTGCACGTCTACATGAGCGCCCTGAATAGCTCCTGTTCCCTTATTGGATTTCCCTGCTCCAATTATGAGGAATTCCTGGCAGGAAAATGCGTCACCTGCGAGGGGTCCTTCAAGGGCACATGCCCGCAAATAG GTTTGTTAAAGAACAGTGGGATAACAGCGAATCCCCTGCCAACTCAAGAGAAGGTCTATCTTCTGACCACTGCTACCGCTCCTTATTGTG CGCATCACATCCTAGTGGAATTGAAGGTTTCCCCTTTAGACAAGACTGCTGAATTTCAGCTGACCCTGATCTCTGTGGGACACCCTGAGACAGAGCTGAAACTCAAAAT ACATACAGATGAAATGCTGCATAAAAAGGTGGCTGCACACCCAGAGCAACTGTGTAAAATTGACTCAGTGCAGCTGAAAAACACAGGAGGACGATTCTACAGACAAGGAGATATTCATTTTGAGTATATCTGCATCTCCGAAATCCCTCAAACCAG AGGGCTGGTTCCTTTATGTGTGAAGAACATTAATATTGGACGGGGAGTGCCATGGTCACACGACTTTGTACAGTTGtgctaa
- the LOC127965123 gene encoding 3 beta-hydroxysteroid dehydrogenase/Delta 5-->4-isomerase gives MTLSGDVCVVTGACGFLGEKLVRLLLEEEKLSEIRLLDRKIKSELIQSLDDCKGETKVSVLEGDIRDRELLRRACKGAALVFHTASLIDVTGAVEYSELYGVNVKGTELLLETCIQENVASLIYTSSIEVAGPNPHGDPIINGNEDTPYSSCLKFSYSKTKYEAEQICLQASGELLRNGGHLATCALRPMFIYGPGCRFTLDHLRNGIRNGNVLMRTSRRNAKVNPVYVGNAALAHLQAGRALKDSQKRAVMGGNFYYISDDTPPISYSDFNYAVLSPLGFRIKERPILPFSLLYLLAYLMELLHVVLRPFLKFTPPLNRQLLTMLNTPFSFSYQKAHRDFGYCPRYDWEEARKCTSDWLASVLPIERQQMNLK, from the exons ATGACTCTGTCAGgagatgtgtgtgttgtgacGGGAGCCTGCGGGTTTCTGGGAGAAAAGCTGGTCAGGCTGTTGCTGGAAGAGGAGAAGCTTTCTGAGATCCGACTGCTGGATAGAAAAATAAAGTCTGAGCTAATACAGTCTCTTGATG ATTGCAAGGGAGAGACTAAAGTGAGTGTTTTGGAGGGTGATATCAGGGACCGTGAGCTACTGCGAAGAGCATGTAAAGGAGCAGCACTGGTTTTCCACACTGCATCTCTCATCGATGTCACTGGAGCAGTTGAATACAGTGAATTATATGGAGTTAATGTCAAAG GAACAGAGCTGCTGCTCGAGACCTGCATCCAAGAAAACGTGGCCTCCTTAATTTATACTAGCAGCATTGAGGTGGCTGGTCCCAATCCCCATGGTGATCCAATAATCAATGGTAATGAGGACACCCCTTACTCCTCCTGTCTTAAGTTTAGCTACAGCAAAACCAAGTATGAGGCTGAACAGATTTGCCTTCAGGCCAGTGGAGAGCTGCTCCGTAATGGAGGTCATCTGGCTACCTGTGCACTGAGGCCCATGTTCATCTATGGACCAGGCTGTCGATTTACTTTAGACCACTTGAGGAATGGAATCCGCAATGGAAATGTGCTGATGAGAACATCACGACGAAATGCAAAAGTGAATCCTGTATATGTGGGAAACGCAGCCCTGGCACATTTACAAGCAGGCCGGGCCCTCAAAGATTCCCAGAAAAGGGCCGTGATGGGTGGAAACTTCTATTACATCTCAGACGACACACCGCCTATAAGCTACTCAGACTTTAACTATGCTGTTCTTTCACCATTAGGCTTTAGGATAAAAGAGAGGCCCATTCTGCCCTTCTCACTTCTGTATCTTCTGGCGTACCTCATGGAACTACTGCACGTTGTGCTCCGACCCTTCCTGAAGTTCACTCCTCCCTTAAACAGGCAGCTACTGACCATGTTAAACACACCCTTTAGTTTCTCATATCAAAAGGCCCACAGGGATTTTGGATATTGCCCTCGCTATGACTGGGAAGAGGCACGTAAGTGCACTAGCGACTGGTTAGCATCTGTCTTACCCATAGAGAGACAACAAATGAACTTGAAATAA
- the LOC127965122 gene encoding kelch-like protein 9 isoform X2, whose protein sequence is MGGEEGKLHRRLSRIGSRSQREPPRPPPQTDRPPTVVPPRPAETAPKPPEPAQKPVAILPKPPVAQKPTAPPKPQIQVFNSTEHGAAILNGLDCFRGDETLCDVTLVPGDSSETFPVHRVIMASASDYFKAMFTGGMREQELKEIKLHGVSTVGLKNIIEFIYTSRVSLSLGTLQDTLEAASFLQVLPVLSFCNQLLSSEITIENCVEVERIARDLLLEDVQEHVHAFVCENFSELVQSGRLLQLSKASITYALSSDSLKGFSEMELYRIARTWLSHKPTERRPAAYSLMRHIRFPLMSPAELLQISQEEQTEEGAVSRGKDEGEPFMRSDTACVNLLLEASNYQMLPFLQPALQTERTRIRSDCTHLVALGGVMRQQLVVSKELKLYDEEDGGTWRALQPMEVPRYQHGVALLGDFLYIVGGQSTYDTKGKTAVDSAYRYDPRFDRWLQVASLNEKRTFFHLSALKGKLYAVGGRNATGEIDSVECYNLNKNEWTFVAPMCEPHYGHAGTVHGGLMYVSGGITRDAFQKELLCYNPDGDVWSRRADMMELRGLHCMCTVGDRLYVMGGNHFRGTNDYDDVLSCEFYSPETDQWTVVAAMPRGQSDVGVAVFKGRIYVVGGYSWNSRCMVDIVQCYDPEKDEWEKVFSVQEPLGGIRACTMTVHCPKRSTDEGEIQECPLLTSKS, encoded by the exons TGGAGAGGAAGGAAAACTGCATCGCAGACTTTCTCGAATAGGGAGCAGATCGCAGAGAGAGCCGCCACGACCCCCTCCTCAAACAGACAGACCTCCAACGGTGGTTCCTCCAAGACCTGCTGAGACTGCTCCAAAACCTCCAGAACCTGCGCAAAAACCAGTTGCAATCCTCCCAAAACCTCCAGTGGCCCAAAAGCCCACCGCACCTCCAAAGCCACAAATACAAGTGTTCAATAGCACAGAGCATGGTGCTGCCATACTCAAT GGGTTGGATTGTTTTCGTGGTGATGAGACTCTTTGCGATGTGACTCTGGTACCTGGTGACAGCAGTGAAACTTTCCCAGTCCACAGGGTCATCATGGCTTCAGCCAGTGACTACTTCAAGGCCATGTTCACGG GTGGCATGAGAGAGCAGGAGCTTAAGGAGATTAAGCTCCATGGGGTGAGCACAGTGGGCCTGAAGAACATCATCGAGTTCATCTACACATCTCGTGTGAGCCTGAGTCTAGGCACCCTTCAGGACACGCTAGAGGCGGCGAGCTTCCTCCAGGTGCTTCCCGTTCTCAGCTTCTGCAACCAGCTACTCAGCAGTGAG ATCACTATAGAAAACTGTGTGGAAGTTGAGCGCATTGCCAGGGATCTTCTTCTGGAAGATGTCCAAGAACATGTCCACGCGTTTGTGTGCGAGAACTTCTCTGAGCTGGTGCAGAGCGGCCGCCTCCTGCAGTTGTCCAAGGCGAGCATAACGTATGCCCTCTCCAGCGACTCTCTGAAGGGTTTCTCTGAAATGGAGCTGTACCGCATCGCCCGTACCTGGCTGTCCCATAAACCCACCGAGCGGCGTCCTGCGGCTTACTCTCTGATGCGCCACATCCGCTTCCCTCTGATGTCCCCTGCTGAGCTCCTCCAGATCTCTCAGGAGGAGCAGACCGAAGAAGGAGCAGTGAGCAGAGGAAAAGATGAAGGAGAGCCGTTCATGCGATCAGACACGGCCTGTGTCAACCTCCTCCTGGAGGCCAGCAACTACCAGATGCTTCCCTTCCTCCAGCCGGCGCTCCAGACGGAGCGGACCCGGATTCGGTCCGATTGCACTCACCTGGTTGCTCTGGGTGGTGTAATGAGGCAGCAGCTGGTGGTCAGCAAAGAGCTCAAGCTGTACGATGAGGAAGACGGAGGCACCTGGAGGGCGCTCCAACCTATGGAGGTGCCACGTTACCAGCACGGAGTGGCTCTTCTAGGGGACTTTCTTTACATTGTGGGAGGTCAGAGCACTTACGACACCAAGGGTAAGACAGCGGTGGACAGCGCGTACAGGTATGATCCTCGCTTTGACCGCTGGTTGCAGGTGGCCTCTCTGAATGAGAAGAGGACGTTTTTCCATCTGAGCGCTCTTAAGGGGAAGCTGTATGCTGTTGGAGGGAGAAATGCCACTGGGGAGATTG ATTCGGTGGAGTGCTACAACTTGAACAAGAACGAGTGGACTTTTGTTGCACCGATGTGTGAACCTCACTATGGACACGCTGGCACAGTACATGGAGGTCTGATGTATGTGTCAG GCGGAATCACAAGAGATGCTTTCCAGAAAGAGCTGCTGTGTTACAACCCCGATGGAGACGTGTGGAGCAGACGAGCAGATATGATGGAGCTCCGCGGTCTTCACTGCATGTGCACTGTTGGCGACCGCCTCTACGTCATGGGTGGAAACCACTTCCGGGGGACAAATGACTATGATGATGTGCTAAGCTGTGAATTCTACAGCCCTGAAACTGACCAGTGGACAGTGGTGGCTGCGATGCCCAGGGGTCAGAGCGATGTGGGCGTGGCAGTCTTTAAGGGACGCATCTATGTGGTGGGTGGTTACTCCTGGAACAGCAGATGTATGGTGGATATCGTGCAGTGTTACGACCCTGAGAAGGATGAGTGGGAGAAGGTCTTCAGTGTCCAGGAGCCTCTCGGAGGCATACGGGCCTGCACTATGACAGTCCATTGCCCAAAAAGGTCAACAGATGAGGGTGAAATACAAGAGTGTCCTCTTTTAACATCCAAAAGCTGA
- the LOC127965122 gene encoding kelch-like protein 9 isoform X1 — protein MGNSGEEGKLHRRLSRIGSRSQREPPRPPPQTDRPPTVVPPRPAETAPKPPEPAQKPVAILPKPPVAQKPTAPPKPQIQVFNSTEHGAAILNGLDCFRGDETLCDVTLVPGDSSETFPVHRVIMASASDYFKAMFTGGMREQELKEIKLHGVSTVGLKNIIEFIYTSRVSLSLGTLQDTLEAASFLQVLPVLSFCNQLLSSEITIENCVEVERIARDLLLEDVQEHVHAFVCENFSELVQSGRLLQLSKASITYALSSDSLKGFSEMELYRIARTWLSHKPTERRPAAYSLMRHIRFPLMSPAELLQISQEEQTEEGAVSRGKDEGEPFMRSDTACVNLLLEASNYQMLPFLQPALQTERTRIRSDCTHLVALGGVMRQQLVVSKELKLYDEEDGGTWRALQPMEVPRYQHGVALLGDFLYIVGGQSTYDTKGKTAVDSAYRYDPRFDRWLQVASLNEKRTFFHLSALKGKLYAVGGRNATGEIDSVECYNLNKNEWTFVAPMCEPHYGHAGTVHGGLMYVSGGITRDAFQKELLCYNPDGDVWSRRADMMELRGLHCMCTVGDRLYVMGGNHFRGTNDYDDVLSCEFYSPETDQWTVVAAMPRGQSDVGVAVFKGRIYVVGGYSWNSRCMVDIVQCYDPEKDEWEKVFSVQEPLGGIRACTMTVHCPKRSTDEGEIQECPLLTSKS, from the exons CAACAGTGGAGAGGAAGGAAAACTGCATCGCAGACTTTCTCGAATAGGGAGCAGATCGCAGAGAGAGCCGCCACGACCCCCTCCTCAAACAGACAGACCTCCAACGGTGGTTCCTCCAAGACCTGCTGAGACTGCTCCAAAACCTCCAGAACCTGCGCAAAAACCAGTTGCAATCCTCCCAAAACCTCCAGTGGCCCAAAAGCCCACCGCACCTCCAAAGCCACAAATACAAGTGTTCAATAGCACAGAGCATGGTGCTGCCATACTCAAT GGGTTGGATTGTTTTCGTGGTGATGAGACTCTTTGCGATGTGACTCTGGTACCTGGTGACAGCAGTGAAACTTTCCCAGTCCACAGGGTCATCATGGCTTCAGCCAGTGACTACTTCAAGGCCATGTTCACGG GTGGCATGAGAGAGCAGGAGCTTAAGGAGATTAAGCTCCATGGGGTGAGCACAGTGGGCCTGAAGAACATCATCGAGTTCATCTACACATCTCGTGTGAGCCTGAGTCTAGGCACCCTTCAGGACACGCTAGAGGCGGCGAGCTTCCTCCAGGTGCTTCCCGTTCTCAGCTTCTGCAACCAGCTACTCAGCAGTGAG ATCACTATAGAAAACTGTGTGGAAGTTGAGCGCATTGCCAGGGATCTTCTTCTGGAAGATGTCCAAGAACATGTCCACGCGTTTGTGTGCGAGAACTTCTCTGAGCTGGTGCAGAGCGGCCGCCTCCTGCAGTTGTCCAAGGCGAGCATAACGTATGCCCTCTCCAGCGACTCTCTGAAGGGTTTCTCTGAAATGGAGCTGTACCGCATCGCCCGTACCTGGCTGTCCCATAAACCCACCGAGCGGCGTCCTGCGGCTTACTCTCTGATGCGCCACATCCGCTTCCCTCTGATGTCCCCTGCTGAGCTCCTCCAGATCTCTCAGGAGGAGCAGACCGAAGAAGGAGCAGTGAGCAGAGGAAAAGATGAAGGAGAGCCGTTCATGCGATCAGACACGGCCTGTGTCAACCTCCTCCTGGAGGCCAGCAACTACCAGATGCTTCCCTTCCTCCAGCCGGCGCTCCAGACGGAGCGGACCCGGATTCGGTCCGATTGCACTCACCTGGTTGCTCTGGGTGGTGTAATGAGGCAGCAGCTGGTGGTCAGCAAAGAGCTCAAGCTGTACGATGAGGAAGACGGAGGCACCTGGAGGGCGCTCCAACCTATGGAGGTGCCACGTTACCAGCACGGAGTGGCTCTTCTAGGGGACTTTCTTTACATTGTGGGAGGTCAGAGCACTTACGACACCAAGGGTAAGACAGCGGTGGACAGCGCGTACAGGTATGATCCTCGCTTTGACCGCTGGTTGCAGGTGGCCTCTCTGAATGAGAAGAGGACGTTTTTCCATCTGAGCGCTCTTAAGGGGAAGCTGTATGCTGTTGGAGGGAGAAATGCCACTGGGGAGATTG ATTCGGTGGAGTGCTACAACTTGAACAAGAACGAGTGGACTTTTGTTGCACCGATGTGTGAACCTCACTATGGACACGCTGGCACAGTACATGGAGGTCTGATGTATGTGTCAG GCGGAATCACAAGAGATGCTTTCCAGAAAGAGCTGCTGTGTTACAACCCCGATGGAGACGTGTGGAGCAGACGAGCAGATATGATGGAGCTCCGCGGTCTTCACTGCATGTGCACTGTTGGCGACCGCCTCTACGTCATGGGTGGAAACCACTTCCGGGGGACAAATGACTATGATGATGTGCTAAGCTGTGAATTCTACAGCCCTGAAACTGACCAGTGGACAGTGGTGGCTGCGATGCCCAGGGGTCAGAGCGATGTGGGCGTGGCAGTCTTTAAGGGACGCATCTATGTGGTGGGTGGTTACTCCTGGAACAGCAGATGTATGGTGGATATCGTGCAGTGTTACGACCCTGAGAAGGATGAGTGGGAGAAGGTCTTCAGTGTCCAGGAGCCTCTCGGAGGCATACGGGCCTGCACTATGACAGTCCATTGCCCAAAAAGGTCAACAGATGAGGGTGAAATACAAGAGTGTCCTCTTTTAACATCCAAAAGCTGA